The Paenibacillus beijingensis nucleotide sequence ATCGCTTCCCGGTTATCGGGGATCGATTTTCCGACGATGATGACCGGCTGCGTGCCGGGCGGTCTCTCCCAGATGATTACGCTCGCCGAAGAGATAAGGGGCGTTAATATGACGGTCGTGACGTTTATGCAGGTGACGCGGCTGATGATGATCGTTATCATCGTGCCGCTGCTCGTATTCAGTCCGATGTTTGCAAGCAGTCCGCCCGGCTTGAGCGCGTCGGAAGCGCTGGAAACGATTCAGGCTAACGTGACGCCGCTTTTCCCGAACATTGTTCCGTTTGCCGTCGTTTGCATGCTTTTTACCTTCTTAGGTCATAAAATCAAGTTTCCGACCGTCTTCCTGCTCGGTCCGCTGCTCGGCACGGCGCTTTTGGGCCAGTCGGGCCTTCAGGGACCTGCCATGCCGTCCTTTGTGCTGAATGCCGCCCAGTTTATGGTCGGCAGCTATGTCGGTCTGCTGCTCAGGCCCGAGAAGCTGCAGCGCAAAACGCTCACGATCACGGTGGCGCTTGCCAGCAGCCTCGTGCTGCTTGTGGGCGCATACGGCTTAAGCGTGCTGCTGACCCGCATCCATGCGCTCACGCCGATCACCGGTTTTCTCAGCATGGCGCCCGGAGGGATGGACCAGATGGGCATTATTGCGCATGAAGTGAACGCCGATCTGTCGATTGTGTCCGCGTATCAGCTGTTCCGCACGTT carries:
- a CDS encoding AbrB family transcriptional regulator produces the protein MTVARPLRILMTCLISLAGGLLFTSIHIPVPWLLGPMIAVLIASRFLNVAKVPLYWPSYIRNAGIMIVGYSIGLAFTRQALVQIVHQLPSMLLMALLLMLLCVLIAYIASRLSGIDFPTMMTGCVPGGLSQMITLAEEIRGVNMTVVTFMQVTRLMMIVIIVPLLVFSPMFASSPPGLSASEALETIQANVTPLFPNIVPFAVVCMLFTFLGHKIKFPTVFLLGPLLGTALLGQSGLQGPAMPSFVLNAAQFMVGSYVGLLLRPEKLQRKTLTITVALASSLVLLVGAYGLSVLLTRIHALTPITGFLSMAPGGMDQMGIIAHEVNADLSIVSAYQLFRTFFIFFLVPSLLRMLFRFLAGRAAAAAHRS